The Pongo abelii isolate AG06213 chromosome 19, NHGRI_mPonAbe1-v2.0_pri, whole genome shotgun sequence genome includes the window CTTTACAGCCATGAGTCCCTTATTTACCTAGGTGATTTTAAGatatttctctttgtctttggtatTGTATACTTTTACTATGATGTAGCTAGGtatggatttctttttgtttattctggTTGGCgttttctggctttttgagtGTTATCGTTTATCTGATTCTGGAAAATTTCCATCCATTATctgtttaaacatttcttttgttcatcccttcttctccttctccagttAAATGTATGCTTGATGTTCTTAACTTAGTTTTTTACATACTTTTTGTCTTGTTGTCTTTTGTGTTGCATTCTGGATAATTTCTAGTGATACATTTTGTTGTTTGCTAATTTTCTCTTAAACAATGTCTACTCTAAAACCAATCCctggatttaaaaataaactttctaatgAAGTGTAACACACACTGAAAAATGCAACTATCATAGCAATATGGCTTGattaattttccaaatatatcCATGTAATCAGCAATTTACAAGAAACAGAACTACTAGTACCTTAAAAGCCCCTCTTTTGCTTCCTTTCAACCATATTTCTTCTAGAGTAATCTGAATTTCTGCAGCATAGATTGTTATATGTTTTGTACTTGTATAAGGAATCATACGGTAGGTACTCTTTGTTTCTGACCTTTTTCTTTTAGCATTGTTTGTGAGACTCATTTGTATTTTGTGTGATTAGTAGATTGGTCATTCTCTTTGCTATTTAGTATTTTCTTGTGttaatataccacagtttattcattctGCTGTTGATTGGCATTTAGGTAGTTTGCATTTTCTGCCCATTAttaatagtgctgctataaacattgtaATATTCTTTTATTAGACATACGGATGTATGTCTgttgttttcttgaattttttatatctgtgtgtatatgtgtggatatccttatttactatttatagaagttctatttggttctttcttaaatctGCCATGTTACTTTTTATGGTGTTCTATTCCTTGCAAATCTTTCCAAACTtgcccttttttgtttctttaaacacATAGTTCATGTTTGATAATTATAACATCTACAGTTTTGACTTGTCCCTTTCTGGTGTTTATTGTATTTTACTCATCATGCTTTGTGTTCATATGTGCCATTCATTGTGCTTGAAAAATGTATTGGTAGAAATAATTTGAGACCTAGAATGAAGCTGCCTTTCTGCAGAGAGGATTTGCATTTGTTGCCTCCCTAGGGACTACTTTAAATTAAATTCACAGCTTGAGGTTTTTGGGATTATCCATTTGATATGAATTCCGACTGTAAGTCCATGTGAGGGCTGATTATTTCTAGCTCTTCCTTCTGGATAATCCTGAGTATGTAGCCCTTTGTGGTTCCAACTTAATGTGAAGAGGGTCTCCTGTAAGCACTCCACCTTGGATGAGCTCTgggcttttaattctgttttcttctcattgtgAAGACATTGAAACCAAAGTTCAGATTTGCCTGGATTGTCAAATGACTTTAAGATAAAAGAACCTACCGTTCCTGCAGTTCTCTACTTACCTGTTggagtttctgttttatttcagttttggCCTCGTGATTATATACTATCTTATAGCTCTTCAATGTTGCTaaggtttttttgcttttaagcCGTCATGTTTAGTTGTTTTTGACAGTAGGACTGATCTCAGTTAGCCTACCATTGCTGAGGATAGATAACAAGTTCTTGGTTTATACTTCAGAAGGTTATCTGTGGTTTTTGTGTGGGGAATACACACAAAACAGCTGATTGGGAGGTAAAAGAGGGCCAAGGGCAGAAACCAGAGACCAGTTAGGAAAGTTGGTATAGTACAAGTGAGAAATGAAAATGGTTTGGATTAGGGTGTACTTAGAAGGAAAGGGCAATAGGATTTGTTGAGGGTTCAACATAGGACATGACAGAAACAGAGCGGTCAGGGATATCTCTTGGGCTTTTTCATGATCAGCAGGAAAAGTGGAGGTGCTGTTTCTTGAGACGGAGAAGACTAGGAGCAGCAGATTTGGGGAGATAAATCAAGAGTTCAGTTTGAGAATGTTATGTTTGAGATGTCTATTAGGCATCCATGTGGAGATGTTGAATAGGAATTTGGAGAGATGTGTCTCGAGTTCAGAATAGAGGTCTGCATTAGAAGTATGTATTTGAGAATCATTAGTGTATAAATGACTTAAAGTCATGAGTTAATAAGACCATCTAGGAAGTGAATATAGTAAAGGAAGTTTAAAGCATGATCCCTGGGAACTTGGATGTTTAGAGTTTGAAAAGATGAGGTGGATTCAGCAAAAGGGAGTGAGAAGGGGACAGTCAAGGAGGCATTAAAGCCAAGGGAGAGTGGTGTCCcagaagccaaaagaagaaagtatttcaaGGAGACAATAATCAGCTGTGCCACATGCTGCTGAAAGTTTGAGTACATTGCTATGAACTGAGACTTGATTGttatatttggaaaacatttactttttttttcttttttgagatggagtctcgctctgtcacccaggctggagtgcagtggcgcgatctcggttcactgcaagctccgcctcccgggttcacgccattctcctgcctcagcctcccgagtagctgggactacaggcgcctgccaccaggcccggctaatttttttgtatttttagtagagacggtgtttcaccgtgttagccaggatggtctcgatctcctgacctcgtgatctgcctgccttggcctctcaaagtgctgagattacaggcgtgagccaccgcgcccggccggaagacatttacttttttaGTGGCTTTAATGAGAGCTGATTGAAGAAAGAGGTGGAAATAAAAGTCAGATTGAAGGTGGCTCAAGAGAGAATGGTAACTGAGAGAAGTGTAGTTATAAAGGAGAACAGAGAAATGGGGCAGTAGCTAGAAGGGAATATGGGAATggggctgagggagaaggattTTTTGTATTAATGATAGGAATTGTTACTGCAAGTTTGTATGCTGATAAGGATGGTTCTTTAGGCGAGAAGAATTGATATGGGGGACTAGGGGACGGTGCAAGAACAGAGAGGGAAATGGAATCCAGTACACAAGTAGAGAGGCTACCCATAGAGAGGAACATGGACAGCTCATTCATAGCAGTAGGAGCTTCGGGTTCAGGTGCAAGTGGATTGGTAGAGGTAGTCATGGGACAatgtttctattttctcaaaGAAACAATGTCATTTGCTGACAgtagggagggaggaaagtgAAGGAGGCTTGAAAAGTGAGGAATGTTGAACatagtgtttttgtttctttccagatATGTTTACATTCTGTTAAGAGATGGAGTAATCTAGTTGaagtaaaattttgaaaacttctttataattatgttgaactaaaatattttaaatatatataataaaaattagttaTAAAGGATTCATAAGTAGAAATTCCATCCcctaaatgttttgtaaatgaattttataaagttataaaaatattgacTCTTGAAAGATTATTTGGAAAACAGGAAGAAACACCTCCTTTCCAAATCATCTATATTCCTACTACCCATGCATAACCCCTACCCTTAGGTccctcccatttttttctttttaatgccaagttgtttgtttttaaaaagaacacttaCAGTCATGCTTCATAAGCAATTAGTCATTCTATGCTTATCAGCTAgccctaaaaatatttttccatgttattGCATACTTTCTATAACCATCAAATAGTTGGGTCATTATTTGCTGAATAATAccttattgttggacatttcggttaaCAATTTTTAGTTGTTCCATATAATCATTTTGAATAAATGTTCCTAAGAAACTCATTGTATACATACCTTTCATTACTTGATAAGCTGTGTCATATTTTTGAATCACATAACTTAGAAAATAATTCTGGCCTGACTTTTTATTGTGACTTCATAGTCACACTGTGTTAAAGTAGATTCTCTTTCCTAATTTTACTAATTATATGTTAGGTTTAAAGTCAATGCCAGGAGGTGGGTGAGGTGGTGCactcctttagtcccagctacttgggaggctgaggcaggaggattgcttgagcccaggagtttgagaccagcctggacatcatagcaagacccccatctctgaaaacaaaacacaaaagcacCAAAAACTGTTAAAATTGGTACAAGGAAACAATGTGTGTCCTGGAAGCATTGATATAACTTTAATAGTATAGTGATAATTTTATACCAAATTTTAGAGTATATATTCAAAGTaagaaacattaatatttttaataggttGATCCAAGGATTAGTTTTGGCTCATGGTGCCTGTCATCCAGATATGAAGAAGCGAGTAGAAGATGCATTTATCCTTATTTGCGAGGTTTCACTACAGTATGAAAAAACGTACGTGTTACTTTCTCTTtataacttttgaatttttttttcctaaaggtgttttaaaatctctctttccttccagaTGTTTGGTGTAGACTACttctatcttttttcctttttcctcctgcCTTTACTAGCTggtttttattaatgttttagaGAGGTGAACTCTGGTTTCTTTTATAAGACTacagaagagaaagataaattggTAAAAGCTGaaacaaaatttattgaaaatagaGTACAAAAAATAATAGACCTGAAGGACAAAGTCTGTGCTTAGTCCAATAAAGGATTTGTCGTCATTAATCAAAAGGTGAGAAAGAAAGTTtagattttagttatttgtaaaTGTTCTTAAACATGTGTGGTCTGTGGACCCCTAAGAATCCCTAAGACTTTTTCAGAGAGCCTGTGAGGtcaaaaactattttcataataataattacacCTTTTACATTGTGTTCACACTTGCAATGATGCTGCAAAAGCAATCTGTAAAACTGCTGGCACCTTAGTACAAATCAAAGAGGTAGCACCAAACTATACTAGTAGTCATCGCATTCTTTATTGCTATACCACTGCACACTTGCAGTGAAAGAAAAAGGCAGTATCATTTAAGAATGTCTTGATGAAATGGTAaaacttattaattttattaaattttgattCTTAAACATGCATCCTTTTATTATCATGTGTGACAAAATATGAAGTATGCACaaagcactcttttttttcttcttttgagacagggtctttttctgtcacccaagctggagttcagtggcacactTATAgatcactacagccttgacctcctgggctcaagtgatctttccacctcagcttcctaagtagccaggactacaggtgtgcatcaccatgcctggctaatttttaagtccCAAACACTAATGCTTAATTCAAGTGTGCAATGAACATTTGCCTCTCTGTCATAGGATCCAAAAATGAGTAACCTGCTACATTCTAACAATGTAACTTTAAGACGGCCTTCAGTAAGTGCCCGTTGTTGTATATGGATATGCTCTTCACCTTCTTCAAATCCTTGCAAGGTCTGGTATGGAAAAAACGGCTTAAACCTGATCTTGTAATTCGGCAGGATGTGCTTGCGCTTGATGATCTTCTTGAGCTGGTTGAAGATGATGGAGGTGAGCTGGGGCATGGGCCGCCCTTCAAACTGGGAGCGCACTTTGAAGTCCATCAGCGGGTCCTCCACGAAGGAGAAGAACCAGTGGGTGAAGGGCACGCGCGTGAAGACCAAGCGCAGCCTCCCCACCACGCGGGACAGCTTGACAAACAAGTAGGCGGACTTGCCTAAGACCAGGTCCACGTGGATGGCCAGGTGGAAGCCCCCCTTGTACTCCACCTCCGCCTCGAAGGCCAGCTCCTCGGGGCAGGCGGCGGGCAGCGCCTCCCCTTCGGGGCCGTCGGGCTCCCCGGTGGCCGAGGGCACGACAGGCCGGACGAGCCGGATGGTCTCGATGAAGGGCACCGTCTCGCCCAGGAACACGTCCCGCAGGCTCAGCCCCTCCAGCAGGCTCCCGGCCGTCTTGGTCTGCAGCAGCTTTTCGAACTCTTCTTGGTGACCCAGCGGCGGGTCAGCGCGGTGTCCCGCAACTCCCGGAACAGGAATAGGATGGTGTCGTTGAGGAAGTAGCAAGTCTCCCACGTCGGCGGGGCGGGGGTCTCGGGGGCGGCGGTGGGGGTCGCGCCGCCCTCAGAGGCCGCCCCGCAGGGCTCCTCATCCCGGCCGCCGCCGTAAAGGTACTCCCTTAGGAGCAGGCCCGGCACTGGCTTGATGTAGCGGAAGCCCTCGCCCAAGCGGGCGGCCTCGTCCGCCGGCGGCTCGGGCTGTCTGCGGTACAGCGGGAGGAACTGGGCGAGGAGCGTGAGGAAGGAACTCAGCACGGCCGACGCCAGGATCGTGAGCAACAGCCCCATCCCGCCACCGCCTCCGCCCGGGCCCCCACTCCGGCGCCCACAGCGCCGCTTTCTTTACGCCACCGCCCCCGCTGCCTCCATCTTGAGGACATCGGGCGGTTGGGTCGGGGCGAGCGGCTCCGTGGGCCTAGTCCAGAGGCTCGGGCCGGCGCGGTGCGGCTCCCGAGCCCGCAGCGGCCGGCGCCTCCTCAGACGCTCCCTGAGGGCCCAGTATTTGTTGTCAATAACATTTgaacttttaaacaaaaattagaatttcagaAAACTTGTATCTGCCATGTGAACTTGACAGCTTTCCAATACTTAAAAGACTTTCCTGATAATAGTAgtgatattaacaaatgtgaGTTTTTGTTCACTGAGATAGGCAAAGTTTCCACATGTATAACATGACACAGTTGCCACATGTATAACAACATGTTATACATGAAATGTGTCAACATGTGGAAACTTTGCCTAACTCAGTGAACTGATGCTGTCTACATGACTAAAAATGCATGATTTTTAGTCAATGGATAAATAATCCATTCAGTGTGCAAGTTACACCAACGTGTTTTAATGTGAGATAGTATGAAAAGTTCATTGCTATGGTTCCATAGTGAAACTAACCTTTGAGAAACTATTACTCGTTGAGTTTTGGTATAGTATCAAAGAAGAATTTCCATAGTTATCTGAGAATGCTATTAAAATGTTACTCCCTTTACAACATTTATCTGTGTGGGGCCAgattttcttcataaacttgaACGAAAATAACATATCATTCCGAATTGAATACTGAATCAGATATGAGAATCCACTTGTTTTCTATGAAGATAAACATTGAAGAGATGAGCAAAAACAGTGACGTAATGCCACTGCTAGCTcactatatataattttgttttcaaaagtatagtaaagtttcatttaaaatgtatattaacaAAAAATGGCcttattatttaaatgaattaatagtttaaaaatttctcagtttttataatataaatattatagatagagcttacataaacaaaagctctttgggtacttaataatttttaagagagtAAAGTGGTGCTGAGACCAAAAGGTTTGAGAAATACTGgtttaaaacatgtttataatttttatgttaatttgatTATAGGGAATTGATCCATTTTCCTTAAATACTCTTGCAAAACATGGAATAGTAGCTCTTCGcagagcaaaaagaagaaatatggaaAGGTAAGCTTGCAGATAATTATATATCCTAAGTTTTTAACAGAGTAAATGGAAACTATTCCATGTGTTTTCCTTTTGGCTTATGTGTAAATGCTGTTGAACAAAACAGTGgcataaaaaaatccaaattttgtttttagtttcagTAAATAATTGAACTGTCAAAAAGCAAGGTTGTTAACCTACTGCAGAACTTTGCTGAAGTATACGaaaagtttttatctttttaaaacagatcttaaaaacaaaacaatacaacatAATACAGCATGATCTCACttttatatatggaatctaaaaaagttgaactcatagaagtagatagtaaaatggtggttaccaggggctgaggcagTGGGAGGGAAGGAGCACTGGGGATATGtgggtcaaaggatacaaaatttcagttaggaggaataaattcaagagatctattgttcAACATggcaactatagttaataacaatatattgttcttttaaaaaatcttttgcaAACCCACCCAAGAATACACAATGTGTTggattcttgaaaattgctgagagtagattttaagtgttcttatcacaaaaatggctaaatcaagcctCACATAGGCAATGtgtatgttaatttgcttgatttagccattccacagtgtatacatatttaaaaacgtCATCATGTTGTACTCGATAAATATAGACAATTTTATTAGTCAattaaaaacccaaaacaatacAATACAGTAACAATACAGTCTTCTGCATTAGAGATCTTTTCTAAGAAGTTAGTATTTATGTTTTCCATAATCAAGCTATGGTGACATATATGTAATTTCAGACTCTCTCTTGCTTGTGGTGGAATGGCTGTGAATTCTTTTGAAGATCTCACTGTAGATTGCTTGGGACATGCTGGTCTTGTGTATGAGTATACATTAGTATTTCTGTGAATAGTGGTTATAAAGTGAATACTAAgctccttttttttaaagaaaaatactacttgatcttctatttcatgttttgtgttttgagatcTAATTCATGGAACAGATTTTACAGTTTATTTACCTAAATGTTTGTTAAGAGTTCAGATATAACTTAACTCCTTTTAAACATATCTTTAGTTATGCTTGAtaagaaaaattcaaatgaagATTGCATTCTAGTATAAATTGTTGATTTTATAATGACATTAAATattacaattatatatttttgtgccACCCTTTAGGGTGAAGAAAAGTTCACTTTTATTATCGAGGAGTGTGTTAACCCTCGCTCTGTTACCTTGTTGGTTAAAGGACCAAATAAGCATACTCTCACACAAGTCAAGGACGCCATGAGAGATGGACTTCGTGCTATCAAAAATGCCGTTGAAGATGGTAAGCTCTTGTGATTGATGTGAAcctcacatatatgtgtgtatatatgtatatatacacatacacaaacacctatgtatgtgtgtgtgtatatatatatatatatatatatatatatatatatatatatatattttttttagacagagtctccctctgttgcccaggctttagtgcagtagtgcgatctcagcccactgcaacctctgcctcccaggttcaagcgattcttctccctcagcctcccaagtagctgggattacaggcgtgcaccacaacacccagctaattttttgtatttttagtagagatggggttttgccatgttggccaggctggtctcgaactcctgggctcaagcgatctgccctccttggcctcccaaagtgctgaaattactggtgtgagccaccatgcctggcctttaagtttttttaattttatttttaaattttaatctgtttaatttatctatttattttgagaccaggtttttaaactggctaatttttgtatttttggtagagatgaggtttcactgtgttgccaaggttggtcctgaactcctgggcctcaagggatccacttgccttggcctcccaaagtgctgggattactggcatgagccactgcacctggctgcaaaCCTCACAAacctcacatatatatatatttctcaagacagggtcttgctctgtcacccaggctagagtgcagtggtgcagtcatggctcactgcagcctcaaactcctgtgctcaagtgatcctcccacctcagctggacaataggtgcatgccaccacatctggctaatttttaaatttttttttttttgtagagatgaggtctctctgtgttgcccaggctggtcttgaactcctggcctcaagcagttttctcccctcagcctcccggagtgctgggatttgtaggcatgagccaccatattcAGCccatgttgagcatcttttaatgtgcttatttgctatccATGTATCTTTGgtgaattttctgtttaaatcttttgcacttttaaaaaattggattgttggccatgcacagtggctctcacctttaattccagctctttgggaggccaaggtgggaggattgcttgagcccaggagttggaaaccagcctgggcaacatagcaagaccatgactctatacacacacacaaatagccgggcgtggtggcctgtacctgtagttccagctacttaggaggctgaggcaggaatatcacttgagccccaagagtttgaggttacagtgagctatgatcacaccactgcactccagcctgggcgacagagcgagaccctgtttccagaaagaaaaaaagaaaagaaaagaaaagaaaaaaattgtgttagttttctattgttgagTTTGAGAGCTCTTTGTATATATGTTGGGTACGAGTGCTTTTTCAGATAATGATTGGCAAATTTTTCTCCTCAAtggcttattttattattaacagTGCCTTTCAaagagaagttcttaattttgatgaagtctaatttattatttttattctctcatggattatgcttttggtgtgGTATCTAAAAAATGTTTACCTAACCTAgggtcacaaagattttcctcTAAAAGTGTTATAGTCTTATATTTTACATTTGGGTCTGTgattcattttaagttaatttttgtgtatggtgcaAGTATGGATataagttcatttttttcatataaagctGTCAGATTGTTTTAGTCTTACTTGCTGAAAAGACTTTACTTTCACCACCGAATTGCCTTTTCTAATGtataaaaaatcagtttttcatATTTGTGTGGTTCTATTTCTGTGCTCTTTTTTCTGTTCTACTGATGCATTtgtctattttaatgttaatatcaTATGGTCCTGATGACTGTAGCTTTATGATAAATCTTGAAATCAGTATTGttaactctcattttttttttaagttattttggtCATTCTAAGTCTTTGGCATTTCCTTATgacttccatatgaattttagaatcagcttgtcaatttctaccaaaaagactgctgctgggattttgatcagaactttttttttagaaaggatcttactctgtcactcaggctggagtgcagtggcgtgatcatg containing:
- the LOC129051172 gene encoding PDZ domain-containing protein 8-like; its protein translation is GRRDPHRRPRDPRPADVGDLLLPQRHHPIPVPGVAGHRADPPLGHQEEFEKLLQTKTAGSLLEGLSLRDVFLGETVPFIETIRLVRPVVPSATGEPDGPEGEALPAACPEELAFEAEVEYKGGFHLAIHVDLVLGKSAYLFVKLSRVVGRLRLVFTRVPFTHWFFSFVEDPLMDFKVRSQFEGRPMPQLTSIIFNQLKKIIKRKHILPNYKIRFKPFFPYQTLQGFEEGEEHIHIQQRALTEGRLKVTLLECSRLLIFGSYDREANVHCTLELSISVWDLKISQAW